From Candidatus Rokuibacteriota bacterium, a single genomic window includes:
- a CDS encoding helix-turn-helix domain-containing protein — MSAACATRSGTPTKALSTRSAMDSTPELSLSAAGHAATLHVPAGHPPAPQAVGVHSLRELVEQAVVEAEAQAIRRALASAKGNKSLAAQVLQTNSTTLHAKMKRFKILAREFLPSWRPARPPPAGFLMVRPPWSAVHRARAGSGSNTLPLTRA, encoded by the coding sequence ATGAGCGCTGCTTGCGCCACGAGGAGCGGCACGCCCACGAAGGCGCTTTCCACCCGTAGCGCGATGGACAGCACGCCCGAGCTCAGCTTGTCCGCGGCCGGCCATGCCGCCACGCTCCACGTCCCGGCCGGCCACCCCCCGGCGCCGCAGGCCGTGGGTGTTCACTCGCTGCGGGAATTGGTGGAGCAGGCCGTGGTGGAGGCCGAAGCACAGGCGATCCGTCGCGCGCTGGCCTCGGCCAAGGGCAACAAGAGCCTGGCCGCGCAGGTTCTGCAAACCAACTCCACCACGCTGCACGCCAAGATGAAGCGCTTCAAGATCTTGGCGCGGGAGTTCCTCCCCAGCTGGCGCCCGGCCCGGCCCCCGCCGGCTGGGTTCCTTATGGTTCGCCCACCATGGTCGGCCGTCCATAGAGCTCGCGCGGGCTCCGGCTCAAACACCCTCCCACTGACCCGGGCTTGA